A window from Rhinolophus sinicus isolate RSC01 linkage group LG01, ASM3656204v1, whole genome shotgun sequence encodes these proteins:
- the IFNAR2 gene encoding interferon alpha/beta receptor 2 — protein MLLSQNASAMRPLNVYLVAYISLVFGALQAFPEDFCIFRMTLRNFRVILSWELENHSIVPTHYTLWYTIMSRPEDMKVVKDCTEVTGSFCDLTDVWESMPETYVPRVVAFRGNTTLVSCTSRESIFPAIKMSLEPPNFEIVGFTDHIKVIVKFPPVIPKILRGEGLHVYLSLVIEEVSGGIIKKHKPKINAKTITGNFTYVIDNLIPNTNHCVSVYFEPSDPGKIIESPTKCTLLKPGQESESSESAKIGGLITMFLIVVVFISTIVILQHTGYICLRNEFPKVLNFYNFSAWVFAELPPLEAVALLEVIHVKRKKKVWDYNYDDESDSDNEAAPQKNAGGYTMHGLTGRPLCPASGSSATMEDCCDPDAEEADLPTPEAECESLMAPGSGPWQPECTSEADEGRGTRLEDHFSEEDGSSVEGSGDRIIFNVDLNSVLVRVLDDNSEVPPELSLPEDSTELQDPSEMETNLLVASGGGTQPSFPMECLWPEDSPSETSDTSESDADIRDGYITR, from the exons ATGCTTTTGAGCCAGAATGCCTCTGCAATGAGACCACTTAATGTGTATCTCGTGG cCTACATCAGCCTCGTGTTTGGTGCGTTACAGGCTTTTCCTG aggACTTCTgcattttcaggatgacattaaGAAATTTCCGGGTAATTTTATCATGGGAATTAGAAAATCATTCCATTGTACCAACTCACTATACACTGTGGTACACAATCATGAG taGGCCAGAGGATATGAAGGTTGTGAAGGACTGTACAGAGGTCACGGGATCATTTTGTGACCTAACCGATGTGTGGGAAAGCATGCCTGAGACGTATGTCCCCAGAGTTGTCGCATTCCGGGGGAACACAACCCTGGTCAGTTGTACGAGCAGGGAGAGCATCTTCCCAGCAATAAAGA TGTCGTTGGAACCACCAAACTTTGAGATTGTTGGTTTTACTGACCACATTAAAGTGATAGTGAAATTTCCACCTGTCATACCCAAGATACTTCGTGGAGAAGGATTACATGTTTACTTATCACTTGTCATCGAAGAAGTGTCAGGAGGGATTATTAAGAAG CATAAAccgaaaataaatgcaaaaaccatcACTGGAAATTTCACTTATGTCATCGACAACTTAATTCCAAACACAAACCACTGTGTATCTGTTTATTTTGAGCCTAGCGATCCGGGAAAAATAATTGAATCTCCCACAAAATGTACTCTGCTTAAACCTGGACAGGAATCAG AGTCATCAGAATCTGCCAAAATAGGAGGATTGATTACTATGTTTTTGATAGTCGTTGTCTTCATAAGCACCATAGTAATACTGCAACACACTGGTTATATATGCTTAAGAAATGAGTTCCCCAAAGTGCtg aatttttataacttttcagCCTGGGTATTTGCTGAGCTGCCGCCATTGGAAGCAGTGGCTCTGTTGGAGGTCATTCACgtcaaaagaaagaagaaagtgtggGATTACAATTATGATGATGAAAGTGACAGCGATAATGAAGCAGCCCCCCAAAAAAATGCGGGGGGCTACACCATGCATGGACTAACTGGCAGGCCTCTGTGTCCGGCCTCTGGCTCCTCGGCCACCATGGAGGACTGCTGTGACCCAGACGCTGAGGAAGCTGACCTGCCCACGCCTGAGGCTGAATGTGAGTCTCTGATGGCACCAGGGTCCGGCCCCTGGCAGCCGGAATGCACTAGTGAGGCGGACGAGGGGAGAGGGACTCGGCTGGAGGACCACTTTTCTGAGGAGGATGGCAGCTCCGTGGAGGGGTCTGGGGACAGAATTATCTTCAATGTGGATTTAAACTCTGTGTTGGTGAGGGTCCTCGATGACAACTCAGAAGTCCCTCCAGAGTTATCTCTTCCAGAAGATAGCACCGAACTACAGGATCCCAGCGAAATGGAAACAAACCTTCTGGTGGCCAGTGGAGGAGGGACACAGCCATCCTTTCCCATGGAGTGTCTATGGCCTGAAGATTCTCCTTCTGAAACAAGTGACACTTCCGAGTCAGATGCTGACATCAGGGACGGTTATATAACGCGATGA